In a single window of the Apteryx mantelli isolate bAptMan1 chromosome 11, bAptMan1.hap1, whole genome shotgun sequence genome:
- the LOC136993011 gene encoding olfactory receptor 14J1-like translates to MSNGSSVNEFLLLAFADTQELQLLHFLLFLGIYLAALLGNGLIITAVACDHHLHTPMYFFLLNLSLLDLGTISTTVPKSMANSLWDARAISYSGCAAQVFFFFFFISAEFYLLTVMAYDRFIAICKPLHYGTLMGSRACVRMAAAVWASGFLNALLHTANTFSIPLCQGNRVDQFFCEIPQILKLSCSDSYQREVGLIAFSASVIFGCFIFIVLSYVQIFTAVLRIPSEQGRNKAFSTCIPHLAVVSLFVSTIIFAYLKPPSISSPAMDLVVTVLYAVVPPTLNPLIYSMRNKELKDALRRVISWTFSSSGNIAFFLHK, encoded by the coding sequence atgtccaatggcagctccgtcaacgagttcctcctcctggcgttcgcagacacacaggagctgcagctgttgcacttcttgctcttcctgggcatctacctggctgccctcctgggcaacggcctcatcatcacagccgtagcctgcgaccaccacctccacacccccatgtacttcttcctcctcaacctctccctccttgaccttggcaccatctccaccactgtccccaaatccatggccaattccctgtgggacgcCAGGGCCatctcctactcaggatgtgctgcccaggtctttttcttctttttcttcatttcagcagaattttatctcctcactgtcatggcctatgaccgctttattgccatctgcaaacccctgcactatgggaccctcatgggcagcagagcttgtgtcagaatggcagcagctgtctgggccagtggttttctcaatgctctcctgcacactgcgaacacattttccataccactctgccaaggcaacagagtggaccagttcttctgtgaaatcccccagatcctcaagctgtcctgctcagactcctaccaaagggaagttgggcttattgcatttagtgcttctgtaatatttggatgtttcattttcattgtgctgtcctacgtgcagatctttactgctgtgctgaggatcccctctgagcagggacgaaacaaagccttttccacgtgcatccctcacctggctgtggtctccctgtttgtcagcactatcatctttgcctacctgaagcccccctccatctcctccccagctatggatctggtggtaactgttctgtacgcagtggtgcctccaactctgaaccctctcatctatagcatgaggaacaaggagctcaaagatgccctgaggagagtgatttcatggacattttccagcagtggtaacattgccttttttctccacaaatga